A section of the Primulina eburnea isolate SZY01 chromosome 1, ASM2296580v1, whole genome shotgun sequence genome encodes:
- the LOC140838127 gene encoding homeobox-leucine zipper protein HAT4-like: MELGLRLGDASEPMKFLQENGTQEAQRSFTKIKRSSGGLNLGTGLRLNQEMEKSRGIDEENGENEYDRLSEGVGSDGDQGEAWLQLNLLLFPPVPREISTHVESLPWSSDNGSSENDSSRNKGPPATRRLDVNRLPAAAEEVSTANSEGSLFQMDFGNKRDFEATGNERESFRASDDDDGNTRKKLRLSKQQSVFLEQSFKEHPTLNPKQKLALANQLNLRPRQVEVWFQNRRARTKLKQNEVDCEYLKRCCKTLSEENARLHKELQDLRALKTPNSNPFYMATTLTIYMPVFRTPTTRLRTP; encoded by the exons ATGGAATTAGGCTTACGCTTAGGAGATGCATCGGAACCCATGAAGTTCTTGCAAGAAAACGGCACTCAAGAGGCGCAGAGATCATTTACCAAAATCAAGAGATCAAGTGGTGGATTAAACTTGGGCACCGGTTTGAGACTCAATCAAGAAATGGAGAAAAGTCGAGGAATTGATGAAGAAAATGGTGAAAATGAATATGATCGTTTATCAGAAGGAGTTGGCAGTGATGGTGATCAAGGGGAGGCATGGCTTCAGCTTAATCTTCTCCTTTTTCCTCCTGTTCCTCGCGAGATTTCGACACATGTTGAATCCTTACCTTGGTCATCCGATAATG GGAGCTCCGAAAATGATTCTTCGAGGAACAAAGGGCCACCGGCGACGAGGCGGTTGGACGTGAACAGACTACCGGCGGCCGCAGAAGAAGTCTCGACGGCGAACAGCGAAGGGTCACTGTTCCAGATGGATTTTGGTAACAAGAGAGATTTTGAAGCCACGGGAAATGAGAGAGAATCGTTTAGAGCAAGTGATGACGATGATGGCAACACAAGAAAAAAACTCAGACTTTCCAAACAACAGTCTGTTTTTCTTGAACAAAGCTTTAAAGAACACCCTACTCTCAATCCT AAGCAAAAGCTTGCTTTAGCAAATCAGCTTAATCTGAGGCCTCGACAGGTAGAAGTATGGTTTCAGAACAGAAGGGCGAG GACCAAGTTGAAGCAAAACGAGGTGGATTGCGAGTACTTGAAGAGATGTTGCAAGACTCTGAGCGAAGAAAACGCAAGGCTCCACAAAGAGTTGCAAGATTTGAGAGCTCTCAAGACTCCTAACTCCAACCCATTCTACATGGCCACCACCCTCACCATATATATGCCCGTCTTCCGAACGCCAACGACTCGCCTCCGCACCCCATAA
- the LOC140809287 gene encoding uncharacterized protein produces MAHCPKSGPRLLLKDLENRTRGGLGRPSGSYLPFDLFVFPLRRPKPVIVGGLHPMGSLSYSRLRDLCDEYFDPRKSICCGDPRKAICGGGTTQFHVGGLSHINDKAETALNFYNKKKRKNFVLDKVVKVNRVSGGAIFCLTFWAKRDENDERRLFRGVYRRGNVLLCEIKDGDCEITIPAGHVDGLPGPSPIGTDHPLYEWYLNAPDVCSEDEDDEDDSEDEKY; encoded by the exons ATGGCCCATTGCCCCAAATCCGGCCCACGTCTTCTATTAAAAGACCTGGAGAACAGAACGCGTGGAGGATTAGGGCGCCCATCGGGATCATATCTCCCCTTCGATCTCTTCGTATTTCCGCTTCGCAGGCCAAAGCCGGTGATAGTTGGCG GGCTTCATCCAATGGGATCGCTGTCATACTCAAGGCTACGTGAT TTATGTGATGAATATTTTGATCCAAGAAAATCTATATGCTGTGGAGATCCAAGAAAAGCTATATGCGGTGGAGGGACGACGCAGTTTCATGTCGGTGGTTTATCTCATATCAATGACAAAGCGGAAACGGCCTTAAACTTCTACAATAAGAAAAAA CGAAAGAATTTCGTTCTCGATAAGGTTGTCAAGGTTAACCGTGTATCTGGTGGTGCTATTTTCTGCTTGACATTTTGGGCAAAGAGGGACGAAAATGATGAGCGCCGTCTTTTTCGAGGTGTTTATCGTCGGGGTAATGTATTGCTATGTGAGATCAAG gatGGCGATTGTGAAATTACGATTCCAGCTGGCCACGTAGATGGTTTACCTGGTCCATCTCCAATTGGGACAGATCACCCTCTTTACGAATG GTATCTAAATGCCCCCGATGTCTGCTCTGAGGACGAGGATGATGAGGATGATTCAGAAGATGAGAAGTATTAA
- the LOC140838143 gene encoding uncharacterized protein isoform X4, which translates to MAHCPKSGPRLLLNNLENRTRGGLGLPSGSYFPFDLFVFPLSRPNPVIVGGLHPMATFSDSRLRDLCDEYFDPRKSICCENPRKAICGGGTTMFHVGGLAHIKDKAETALNFYNKKKRKNFVLDKVVKVNRVSGGAMFCMTFWAKRDENDERRLFRGVYCQGKVLLCEIKDGDCEITIPAGHVDGLPGPSPIGTDDPFYEWYLNAPDVCSEDEDDEDDSEGLHPMGTFSDSRLRDLCDEYFDPRKSICCENPRKAICGGGTTRFHVGGLAHIKDKAETALNFYNKKKRKNFVLDKVVKVNSVSGGAMFCMTFWAKRDENDERRLFRGVYCQGKVLLCEIKPRAFD; encoded by the exons ATGGCCCATTGCCCCAAATCCGGCCCACGTCTTCTATTAAATAACTTGGAGAACAGAACGCGTGGAGGATTAGGGCTTCCATCGGGATCGTATTTCCCCTTCGATCTCTTCGTATTTCCCCTTAGCAGGCCAAATCCGGTAATAGTTGGCG GGCTTCATCCAATGGCAACGTTTTCAGACTCAAGGCTACGTGAT TTATGTGATGAATATTTTGATCCAAGAAAATCTATATGCTGTGAAAATCCAAGAAAAGCTATATGCGGTGGAGGGACGACGATGTTTCATGTCGGTGGTTTAGCTCATATCAAGGACAAAGCGGAAACTGCCTTAAACTTCTACAATAAGAAAAAA CGAAAGAATTTCGTTCTCGATAAGGTTGTCAAGGTTAACCGTGTATCTGGTGGTGCTATGTTCTGCATGACATTTTGGGCAAAGAGGGACGAAAATGATGAGCGCCGTCTTTTTCGAGGTGTTTATTGTCAGGGTAAAGTATTGCTATGTGAGATCAAG gatGGCGATTGTGAAATTACGATTCCAGCTGGCCACGTAGATGGTTTACCTGGTCCATCTCCAATTGGGACAGATGACCCTTTTTACGAATG GTATCTAAATGCCCCCGATGTCTGCTCTGAGGACGAGGATGATGAGGATGATTCAGAAG GGCTTCATCCAATGGGAACGTTTTCAGACTCAAGGCTACGTGAT TTATGTGATGAATATTTTGATCCAAGAAAATCTATATGCTGTGAAAATCCAAGAAAAGCTATATGCGGTGGAGGGACGACGAGGTTTCATGTCGGTGGTTTAGCTCATATCAAGGACAAAGCGGAAACTGCCTTAAACTTCTACAATAAGAAAAAA CGAAAGAATTTCGTTCTCGATAAGGTTGTCAAGGTTAACAGTGTATCTGGTGGTGCTATGTTCTGCATGACATTTTGGGCAAAGAGGGACGAAAATGATGAGCGCCGTCTTTTTCGAGGTGTTTATTGTCAGGGTAAAGTATTGCTATGTGAGATCAAG CCGCGTGCTTTTGATTAA
- the LOC140838143 gene encoding uncharacterized protein isoform X5, whose translation MATFSDSRLRDLCDEYFDPRKSICCENPRKAICGGGTTMFHVGGLAHIKDKAETALNFYNKKKRKNFVLDKVVKVNRVSGGAMFCMTFWAKRDENDERRLFRGVYCQGKVLLCEIKDGDCEITIPAGHVDGLPGPSPIGTDDPFYEWYLNAPDVCSEDEDDEDDSEGLHPMGTFSDSRLRDLCDEYFDPRKSICCENPRKAICGGGTTRFHVGGLAHIKDKAETALNFYNKKKRKNFVLDKVVKVNSVSGGAMFCMTFWAKRDENDERRLFRGVYCQGKVLLCEIKDGDCEITIPAGHVDGVPGPSPIGTDDPFYEWYRDVYLNAPDVCSEDEDDEDDSEDEKY comes from the exons ATGGCAACGTTTTCAGACTCAAGGCTACGTGAT TTATGTGATGAATATTTTGATCCAAGAAAATCTATATGCTGTGAAAATCCAAGAAAAGCTATATGCGGTGGAGGGACGACGATGTTTCATGTCGGTGGTTTAGCTCATATCAAGGACAAAGCGGAAACTGCCTTAAACTTCTACAATAAGAAAAAA CGAAAGAATTTCGTTCTCGATAAGGTTGTCAAGGTTAACCGTGTATCTGGTGGTGCTATGTTCTGCATGACATTTTGGGCAAAGAGGGACGAAAATGATGAGCGCCGTCTTTTTCGAGGTGTTTATTGTCAGGGTAAAGTATTGCTATGTGAGATCAAG gatGGCGATTGTGAAATTACGATTCCAGCTGGCCACGTAGATGGTTTACCTGGTCCATCTCCAATTGGGACAGATGACCCTTTTTACGAATG GTATCTAAATGCCCCCGATGTCTGCTCTGAGGACGAGGATGATGAGGATGATTCAGAAG GGCTTCATCCAATGGGAACGTTTTCAGACTCAAGGCTACGTGAT TTATGTGATGAATATTTTGATCCAAGAAAATCTATATGCTGTGAAAATCCAAGAAAAGCTATATGCGGTGGAGGGACGACGAGGTTTCATGTCGGTGGTTTAGCTCATATCAAGGACAAAGCGGAAACTGCCTTAAACTTCTACAATAAGAAAAAA CGAAAGAATTTCGTTCTCGATAAGGTTGTCAAGGTTAACAGTGTATCTGGTGGTGCTATGTTCTGCATGACATTTTGGGCAAAGAGGGACGAAAATGATGAGCGCCGTCTTTTTCGAGGTGTTTATTGTCAGGGTAAAGTATTGCTATGTGAGATCAAG GATGGCGATTGTGAAATTACGATTCCAGCTGGCCACGTAGATGGTGTACCTGGTCCATCTCCAATTGGGACAGATGACCCTTTTTACGAATGGTACCGTGATGT GTATCTAAATGCCCCCGATGTCTGCTCTGAGGACGAGGATGATGAGGACGATTCAGAAGATGAGAAGTATTAA
- the LOC140838143 gene encoding uncharacterized protein isoform X2 encodes MAHCPKSGPRLLLNNLENRTRGGLGLPSGSYFPFDLFVFPLSRPNPVIVGGLHPMATFSDSRLRDLCDEYFDPRKSICCENPRKAICGGGTTMFHVGGLAHIKDKAETALNFYNKKKRKNFVLDKVVKVNRVSGGAMFCMTFWAKRDENDERRLFRGVYCQGKVLLCEIKDGDCEITIPAGHVDGLPGPSPIGTDDPFYEWYLNAPDVCSEDEDDEDDSEGLHPMGTFSDSRLRDLCDEYFDPRKSICCENPRKAICGGGTTRFHVGGLAHIKDKAETALNFYNKKKRKNFVLDKVVKVNSVSGGAMFCMTFWAKRDENDERRLFRGVYCQGKVLLCEIKDGDCEITIPAGHVDGVPGPSPIGTDDPFYEWYLNAPDVCSEDENDEDDSEDETSP; translated from the exons ATGGCCCATTGCCCCAAATCCGGCCCACGTCTTCTATTAAATAACTTGGAGAACAGAACGCGTGGAGGATTAGGGCTTCCATCGGGATCGTATTTCCCCTTCGATCTCTTCGTATTTCCCCTTAGCAGGCCAAATCCGGTAATAGTTGGCG GGCTTCATCCAATGGCAACGTTTTCAGACTCAAGGCTACGTGAT TTATGTGATGAATATTTTGATCCAAGAAAATCTATATGCTGTGAAAATCCAAGAAAAGCTATATGCGGTGGAGGGACGACGATGTTTCATGTCGGTGGTTTAGCTCATATCAAGGACAAAGCGGAAACTGCCTTAAACTTCTACAATAAGAAAAAA CGAAAGAATTTCGTTCTCGATAAGGTTGTCAAGGTTAACCGTGTATCTGGTGGTGCTATGTTCTGCATGACATTTTGGGCAAAGAGGGACGAAAATGATGAGCGCCGTCTTTTTCGAGGTGTTTATTGTCAGGGTAAAGTATTGCTATGTGAGATCAAG gatGGCGATTGTGAAATTACGATTCCAGCTGGCCACGTAGATGGTTTACCTGGTCCATCTCCAATTGGGACAGATGACCCTTTTTACGAATG GTATCTAAATGCCCCCGATGTCTGCTCTGAGGACGAGGATGATGAGGATGATTCAGAAG GGCTTCATCCAATGGGAACGTTTTCAGACTCAAGGCTACGTGAT TTATGTGATGAATATTTTGATCCAAGAAAATCTATATGCTGTGAAAATCCAAGAAAAGCTATATGCGGTGGAGGGACGACGAGGTTTCATGTCGGTGGTTTAGCTCATATCAAGGACAAAGCGGAAACTGCCTTAAACTTCTACAATAAGAAAAAA CGAAAGAATTTCGTTCTCGATAAGGTTGTCAAGGTTAACAGTGTATCTGGTGGTGCTATGTTCTGCATGACATTTTGGGCAAAGAGGGACGAAAATGATGAGCGCCGTCTTTTTCGAGGTGTTTATTGTCAGGGTAAAGTATTGCTATGTGAGATCAAG GATGGCGATTGTGAAATTACGATTCCAGCTGGCCACGTAGATGGTGTACCTGGTCCATCTCCAATTGGGACAGATGACCCTTTTTACGAATG GTATCTAAATGCCCCCGATGTCTGCTCTGAGGACGAGAATGATGAGGATGATTCAGAAGATGAGACTTCGCCCTAA
- the LOC140838172 gene encoding uncharacterized protein produces MGLFSYSELRDLCDTYFDPRKSICCGDPRKAICGGGTTQFHVGGLAHIKDKAETALNFYNKKKRKNFVLDKVVKVNRVSGGATFYLTFWAKRDENDERRLFRGVYRQGDVLLCEISLFLVYLNGQ; encoded by the exons ATGGGATTGTTTTCATACTCAGAGCTACGTGAT TTATGTGATACATATTTTGATCCAAGAAAATCTATATGCTGTGGAGATCCAAGAAAAGCTATATGCGGTGGAGGGACGACGCAGTTTCATGTCGGTGGTTTAGCTCATATCAAGGACAAAGCGGAAACGGCCTTAAACTTCTACAATAAGAAAAAA CGAAAGAATTTCGTTCTCGATAAGGTTGTCAAGGTTAACCGTGTATCTGGTGGTGCTACTTTCTACTTGACATTTTGGGCAAAGAGGGACGAAAATGATGAGCGTCGTCTTTTTCGAGGTGTTTATCGTCAGGGTGATGTATTGCTATGTGAGATATCCTTGTTCCTGGTTTATTTGAATGGTCAATGA
- the LOC140838166 gene encoding uncharacterized protein, giving the protein MGLFSYSELRDLCDEYFDPRKSICCGDPRKAICGGGTTQFHVGGLSHINDKAETALNFYNKKKRKNFVLDKVVKVNRVSGGATFYLTFWAKRDENDERRLFRGVYRQGDVLLCEIKDGDCEITIPAGHVDGLPGPSPIGPDHPLYERYLNAPDVCSEDEDDEDDTEDETSP; this is encoded by the exons ATGGGATTGTTTTCATACTCAGAGCTACGTGAT TTATGTGATGAATATTTTGATCCAAGAAAATCTATATGCTGTGGAGATCCAAGAAAAGCTATATGCGGTGGAGGGACGACGCAGTTTCATGTCGGTGGTTTATCTCATATCAATGACAAAGCGGAAACGGCCTTAAACTTCTACAATAAGAAAAAA CGAAAGAATTTCGTTCTCGATAAGGTTGTCAAGGTTAACCGTGTATCTGGTGGTGCTACTTTCTACTTGACATTTTGGGCAAAGAGGGACGAAAATGATGAGCGTCGTCTTTTTCGAGGTGTTTATCGTCAGGGTGATGTATTGCTATGTGAGATCAAG gatGGCGATTGTGAAATTACGATTCCAGCTGGCCACGTAGATGGTTTACCTGGTCCATCTCCAATTGGGCCAGATCACCCTCTTTACGAACG GTATCTAAATGCCCCCGATGTCTGCTCTGAGGACGAGGATGATGAGGATGATACAGAAGATGAGACTTCGCCCTAA
- the LOC140838143 gene encoding uncharacterized protein isoform X1 produces MAHCPKSGPRLLLNNLENRTRGGLGLPSGSYFPFDLFVFPLSRPNPVIVGGLHPMATFSDSRLRDLCDEYFDPRKSICCENPRKAICGGGTTMFHVGGLAHIKDKAETALNFYNKKKRKNFVLDKVVKVNRVSGGAMFCMTFWAKRDENDERRLFRGVYCQGKVLLCEIKDGDCEITIPAGHVDGLPGPSPIGTDDPFYEWYLNAPDVCSEDEDDEDDSEGLHPMGTFSDSRLRDLCDEYFDPRKSICCENPRKAICGGGTTRFHVGGLAHIKDKAETALNFYNKKKRKNFVLDKVVKVNSVSGGAMFCMTFWAKRDENDERRLFRGVYCQGKVLLCEIKDGDCEITIPAGHVDGVPGPSPIGTDDPFYEWYRDVYLNAPDVCSEDEDDEDDSEDEKY; encoded by the exons ATGGCCCATTGCCCCAAATCCGGCCCACGTCTTCTATTAAATAACTTGGAGAACAGAACGCGTGGAGGATTAGGGCTTCCATCGGGATCGTATTTCCCCTTCGATCTCTTCGTATTTCCCCTTAGCAGGCCAAATCCGGTAATAGTTGGCG GGCTTCATCCAATGGCAACGTTTTCAGACTCAAGGCTACGTGAT TTATGTGATGAATATTTTGATCCAAGAAAATCTATATGCTGTGAAAATCCAAGAAAAGCTATATGCGGTGGAGGGACGACGATGTTTCATGTCGGTGGTTTAGCTCATATCAAGGACAAAGCGGAAACTGCCTTAAACTTCTACAATAAGAAAAAA CGAAAGAATTTCGTTCTCGATAAGGTTGTCAAGGTTAACCGTGTATCTGGTGGTGCTATGTTCTGCATGACATTTTGGGCAAAGAGGGACGAAAATGATGAGCGCCGTCTTTTTCGAGGTGTTTATTGTCAGGGTAAAGTATTGCTATGTGAGATCAAG gatGGCGATTGTGAAATTACGATTCCAGCTGGCCACGTAGATGGTTTACCTGGTCCATCTCCAATTGGGACAGATGACCCTTTTTACGAATG GTATCTAAATGCCCCCGATGTCTGCTCTGAGGACGAGGATGATGAGGATGATTCAGAAG GGCTTCATCCAATGGGAACGTTTTCAGACTCAAGGCTACGTGAT TTATGTGATGAATATTTTGATCCAAGAAAATCTATATGCTGTGAAAATCCAAGAAAAGCTATATGCGGTGGAGGGACGACGAGGTTTCATGTCGGTGGTTTAGCTCATATCAAGGACAAAGCGGAAACTGCCTTAAACTTCTACAATAAGAAAAAA CGAAAGAATTTCGTTCTCGATAAGGTTGTCAAGGTTAACAGTGTATCTGGTGGTGCTATGTTCTGCATGACATTTTGGGCAAAGAGGGACGAAAATGATGAGCGCCGTCTTTTTCGAGGTGTTTATTGTCAGGGTAAAGTATTGCTATGTGAGATCAAG GATGGCGATTGTGAAATTACGATTCCAGCTGGCCACGTAGATGGTGTACCTGGTCCATCTCCAATTGGGACAGATGACCCTTTTTACGAATGGTACCGTGATGT GTATCTAAATGCCCCCGATGTCTGCTCTGAGGACGAGGATGATGAGGACGATTCAGAAGATGAGAAGTATTAA
- the LOC140838143 gene encoding uncharacterized protein isoform X3: MAHCPKSGPRLLLNNLENRTRGGLGLPSGSYFPFDLFVFPLSRPNPVIVGGLHPMATFSDSRLRDLCDEYFDPRKSICCENPRKAICGGGTTMFHVGGLAHIKDKAETALNFYNKKKRKNFVLDKVVKVNRVSGGAMFCMTFWAKRDENDERRLFRGVYCQGKVLLCEIKDGDCEITIPAGHVDGLPGPSPIGTDDPFYEWYLNAPDVCSEDEDDEDDSEGLHPMGTFSDSRLRDLCDEYFDPRKSICCENPRKAICGGGTTRFHVGGLAHIKDKAETALNFYNKKKRKNFVLDKVVKVNSVSGGAMFCMTFWAKRDENDERRLFRGVYCQGKVLLCEIKDGDCEITIPAGHVDGVPGPSPIGTDDPFYEWYLNAPDVCSEDEDDEDDSEDEKY; encoded by the exons ATGGCCCATTGCCCCAAATCCGGCCCACGTCTTCTATTAAATAACTTGGAGAACAGAACGCGTGGAGGATTAGGGCTTCCATCGGGATCGTATTTCCCCTTCGATCTCTTCGTATTTCCCCTTAGCAGGCCAAATCCGGTAATAGTTGGCG GGCTTCATCCAATGGCAACGTTTTCAGACTCAAGGCTACGTGAT TTATGTGATGAATATTTTGATCCAAGAAAATCTATATGCTGTGAAAATCCAAGAAAAGCTATATGCGGTGGAGGGACGACGATGTTTCATGTCGGTGGTTTAGCTCATATCAAGGACAAAGCGGAAACTGCCTTAAACTTCTACAATAAGAAAAAA CGAAAGAATTTCGTTCTCGATAAGGTTGTCAAGGTTAACCGTGTATCTGGTGGTGCTATGTTCTGCATGACATTTTGGGCAAAGAGGGACGAAAATGATGAGCGCCGTCTTTTTCGAGGTGTTTATTGTCAGGGTAAAGTATTGCTATGTGAGATCAAG gatGGCGATTGTGAAATTACGATTCCAGCTGGCCACGTAGATGGTTTACCTGGTCCATCTCCAATTGGGACAGATGACCCTTTTTACGAATG GTATCTAAATGCCCCCGATGTCTGCTCTGAGGACGAGGATGATGAGGATGATTCAGAAG GGCTTCATCCAATGGGAACGTTTTCAGACTCAAGGCTACGTGAT TTATGTGATGAATATTTTGATCCAAGAAAATCTATATGCTGTGAAAATCCAAGAAAAGCTATATGCGGTGGAGGGACGACGAGGTTTCATGTCGGTGGTTTAGCTCATATCAAGGACAAAGCGGAAACTGCCTTAAACTTCTACAATAAGAAAAAA CGAAAGAATTTCGTTCTCGATAAGGTTGTCAAGGTTAACAGTGTATCTGGTGGTGCTATGTTCTGCATGACATTTTGGGCAAAGAGGGACGAAAATGATGAGCGCCGTCTTTTTCGAGGTGTTTATTGTCAGGGTAAAGTATTGCTATGTGAGATCAAG GATGGCGATTGTGAAATTACGATTCCAGCTGGCCACGTAGATGGTGTACCTGGTCCATCTCCAATTGGGACAGATGACCCTTTTTACGAATG GTATCTAAATGCCCCCGATGTCTGCTCTGAGGACGAGGATGATGAGGACGATTCAGAAGATGAGAAGTATTAA